One bacterium genomic region harbors:
- a CDS encoding PQQ-binding-like beta-propeller repeat protein — translation MFHSRVCPSLSVVVVFSIVLLATVALAEAPWAMVGANSARTNQSSFQGPGAEISLLWRVPTEHEGALYATVAEDGTVFALDHKLCAYDRDGRLSFQEDLGPAYCYGTEVGLICGDRVYAGLVNTLRTFNVSGAKIGEYTIPDLSDDYYFLTPAIGPAGEIILPMRKGDDSIGAPGAIARISPEGTLCWMFELGGLNLLFPPAVSRDGGIIVCVADLNDIWAAELPTSLLCFEANGTLRWRNDNMALGFPVVDDGNGQVIVRPSLEHREPSIIAFDLQTGELVWERLQGDQYSYDEGINDGMGWPLALDSQRGICYAFWDNTSAENRSQILSAVTTDGAFLWSNEWADSRDRSYDLPNHPIIDADELVYVFYSRTEYEQGVPQRVVCCSDVFDMRGALVSHKEYGAGPTNLSWAGCEPAIGPDNRIYMFAQDFDNPVTCCLYAFGPGSEPPPEYWPTILSAGYGLSNVTDADGGLLTINAEVYHPLGTSKIASVEVLLNGQPTGLVLLPNGTDGEYSLNTEVSPGFLSAGRFLLELVATDTEGKVSDTWPYFTVGRSSVQTP, via the coding sequence ATGTTCCACAGTAGGGTTTGCCCAAGCTTGTCGGTTGTGGTCGTTTTTTCAATCGTGCTCTTAGCGACCGTGGCGCTGGCCGAGGCGCCGTGGGCGATGGTCGGGGCAAACAGCGCGCGCACCAATCAGAGCAGTTTCCAGGGCCCGGGAGCAGAGATATCGCTTCTTTGGAGGGTCCCGACCGAACATGAGGGGGCGCTCTACGCGACCGTTGCCGAGGATGGGACGGTCTTCGCGCTAGACCACAAGCTCTGCGCTTACGACAGAGATGGTCGGCTCTCTTTCCAAGAGGACCTTGGACCAGCTTATTGCTATGGGACCGAGGTGGGGCTTATCTGCGGCGACCGAGTTTATGCGGGTTTAGTCAACACGCTGCGCACTTTCAACGTGAGCGGCGCAAAGATCGGTGAATACACGATTCCCGACCTCTCCGACGATTACTATTTCTTGACGCCCGCTATCGGCCCTGCCGGCGAGATCATCCTGCCGATGCGCAAGGGCGACGACAGCATAGGCGCCCCCGGGGCCATCGCGAGAATTTCGCCTGAAGGAACACTGTGTTGGATGTTTGAGCTGGGCGGCCTGAACCTGCTGTTTCCGCCAGCGGTTAGCCGGGATGGCGGAATAATCGTATGTGTGGCGGACCTGAACGACATCTGGGCGGCCGAGCTGCCGACCTCATTGCTCTGCTTTGAGGCGAACGGGACGCTGCGCTGGCGGAACGACAACATGGCTCTTGGTTTCCCCGTGGTTGACGACGGCAACGGCCAGGTGATAGTCCGCCCAAGCCTCGAGCACAGGGAACCCAGCATCATCGCCTTTGACCTCCAGACAGGCGAGTTGGTCTGGGAGAGGCTGCAAGGAGACCAATACTCCTACGACGAGGGAATCAATGACGGGATGGGCTGGCCTTTGGCATTAGACTCCCAAAGGGGTATATGCTACGCATTCTGGGACAATACCAGTGCCGAGAACCGCTCCCAGATTCTGAGTGCGGTGACCACAGATGGGGCCTTCCTGTGGTCAAATGAGTGGGCAGACAGCAGGGACAGAAGCTACGACCTGCCTAACCACCCGATAATCGATGCGGATGAGCTGGTTTATGTCTTCTACTCCCGGACCGAGTACGAGCAGGGCGTGCCTCAGCGCGTTGTTTGCTGCTCGGACGTCTTCGATATGCGAGGGGCGCTCGTAAGCCATAAGGAATACGGCGCTGGCCCTACCAATCTGTCTTGGGCGGGTTGCGAGCCGGCGATCGGGCCGGATAATCGCATATACATGTTCGCCCAGGATTTCGATAATCCTGTAACGTGCTGCCTATACGCATTTGGGCCTGGCTCAGAGCCGCCGCCTGAGTATTGGCCAACGATACTGTCCGCGGGTTACGGCCTATCGAACGTCACCGACGCTGACGGTGGCCTCTTGACGATCAACGCCGAGGTCTATCATCCGCTTGGCACGTCCAAGATCGCTTCCGTTGAGGTGCTCCTGAACGGGCAGCCCACGGGACTGGTTCTACTGCCAAACGGTACAGACGGCGAATACAGCCTCAACACTGAGGTTTCTCCTGGCTTCCTTTCCGCAGGACGATTTTTGCTTGAACTGGTCGCGACCGACACCGAGGGCAAAGTCAGCGATACTTGGCCGTATTTCACAGTCGGCAGGAGCTCCGTGCAGACGCCGTAG